Proteins encoded within one genomic window of Polynucleobacter duraquae:
- a CDS encoding YbgC/FadM family acyl-CoA thioesterase — translation MTQTNHPPFLFRVCYSDTDAAGFVYHARYLEIFERSRSEWLQQRGLSPTKLVNEFGILLPVRELTMNFHRPGRLDDLLSIDQLIEHRGRTQIAVKQTAKRIVTGSEPELIASAVLHIVCVDTTTLKPKGLPDWLFAADQ, via the coding sequence ATGACTCAAACTAATCACCCCCCTTTTCTTTTTCGCGTTTGCTACTCCGATACCGATGCAGCAGGCTTTGTGTATCACGCACGTTATTTAGAGATCTTTGAACGCAGTCGCTCGGAATGGCTTCAGCAGCGAGGTTTAAGTCCAACAAAATTGGTGAATGAGTTTGGCATTCTTCTGCCCGTTCGAGAGCTCACGATGAACTTTCATAGGCCAGGACGCTTGGATGATCTCTTAAGCATTGATCAGCTGATTGAGCATCGTGGTCGCACTCAAATTGCAGTCAAGCAAACTGCTAAACGAATTGTTACGGGTAGCGAGCCCGAGCTGATTGCCAGCGCTGTTCTTCATATTGTTTGTGTTGATACCACCACCCTTAAACCTAAGGGCCTTCCTGATTGGCTGTTTGCAGCCGATCAATAA
- the mmsB gene encoding 3-hydroxyisobutyrate dehydrogenase, with the protein MKVAFLGLGNMGLPMALNLVKAGHQVQGFDLLQAQLDAFKAGGGLPVLSASDAVADADVIISMLPASRHVEALYLGNSGLLVIANPKALLIDCSTISPKVSQAISTQAKAKGFAMIDAPVSGGTAGAQAGTLTFMVGGDAVDLDRARPLLEKMGKNIFHAGASGSGQTVKVCNNMLLGIQMLGTSEALRLGIANGMDPKVLSDIMSKSSGRNWALELYNPCPGVMDGVPSSKGYAGGFGVDLMLKDLSLATENASDLDASVPLGELSRKLYEVHSQAGNGQLDFSSVFNLKLD; encoded by the coding sequence ATGAAAGTCGCATTTTTAGGTTTGGGCAATATGGGTCTTCCTATGGCCCTTAATTTAGTGAAAGCAGGTCACCAGGTTCAAGGGTTCGATCTGCTTCAGGCTCAACTAGATGCGTTTAAGGCTGGCGGCGGACTTCCTGTGCTGAGTGCATCCGATGCCGTTGCTGATGCAGATGTCATTATTAGCATGCTCCCGGCCTCACGACATGTTGAGGCTTTATACTTGGGTAATTCTGGCTTACTTGTTATAGCCAATCCCAAGGCCTTACTCATCGACTGCTCCACGATTTCTCCCAAGGTATCGCAAGCTATATCTACCCAAGCAAAAGCTAAAGGGTTTGCCATGATTGATGCACCCGTATCCGGAGGAACCGCCGGTGCTCAGGCCGGAACCTTGACCTTTATGGTCGGTGGAGATGCCGTAGATCTTGATCGAGCTCGACCATTGCTAGAGAAGATGGGTAAAAATATCTTTCATGCAGGTGCAAGCGGTAGCGGCCAAACTGTGAAGGTCTGCAACAACATGCTCTTGGGTATTCAGATGCTCGGCACGAGCGAGGCATTGCGACTAGGCATTGCCAATGGGATGGACCCTAAGGTACTCTCCGACATCATGTCTAAGAGTTCTGGGCGTAACTGGGCGTTAGAGCTCTACAACCCTTGTCCTGGAGTCATGGATGGCGTACCATCTTCAAAAGGTTATGCGGGTGGCTTTGGCGTGGATCTGATGCTAAAAGATCTAAGCTTAGCTACTGAGAATGCAAGTGATTTAGATGCGAGCGTTCCGCTTGGAGAGTTATCCCGCAAACTCTACGAAGTCCATAGTCAAGCTGGCAATGGGCAACTCGATTTTTCCAGTGTTTTTAATCTAAAACTAGATTGA
- a CDS encoding DEAD/DEAH box helicase, with amino-acid sequence MLFTDLGLSEPILRAISEEGYTSPTPIQEKSIPAVLKGGDLLAAAQTGTGKTAGFTLPILQRLSSTAKTGGKRQLRVLILTPTRELAAQVQESVVTYGKYTGLKSTVIFGGVGANPQIKAIAAGLDILVATPGRLLDLMSQNCVSLANIEILVLDEADRMLDMGFLRDIKKILAVLPKQRQNLLFSATFSTEIKALADGLLNSPALIEVARSNSTNDAIAQLIHPVDRNQKHPLLAHLIKSNQWQQVLVFTRTKHGANKLVTQLEKDSITAMAIHGNKSQSARTKALAEFKDGKITVLVATDIAARGIDIDQLPHVVNYDLPNVSEDYVHRIGRTGRAGSNGVAVSLVCVDEHQMLRDIEKLIKQKLPQEIIAGFEPDPNAVAQPIQLRSQQHQQSRKPRPGNAGGGKSGGSGGARPAAKRSSPPKRSFNR; translated from the coding sequence ATGTTATTTACAGATCTTGGTTTGTCAGAACCTATTCTTCGCGCGATTAGCGAGGAAGGCTATACCAGCCCCACCCCTATTCAAGAAAAATCAATTCCCGCCGTATTGAAGGGTGGAGATTTACTTGCCGCCGCTCAAACTGGTACCGGTAAAACTGCCGGCTTTACCCTGCCGATTCTTCAGCGCTTAAGCAGTACAGCTAAAACTGGTGGCAAGCGTCAATTACGTGTATTGATTTTGACTCCTACCCGCGAACTAGCTGCTCAGGTTCAAGAATCCGTCGTAACCTATGGCAAATATACGGGTCTTAAATCGACTGTTATTTTTGGTGGCGTCGGCGCTAATCCTCAAATCAAAGCCATTGCTGCAGGGCTCGATATTTTGGTGGCAACACCGGGCCGCTTGCTCGACTTAATGTCACAGAACTGTGTCTCACTCGCCAATATTGAAATTCTGGTACTTGATGAAGCAGATCGCATGTTGGATATGGGCTTTTTGCGGGACATTAAAAAGATCCTAGCAGTATTACCAAAGCAACGGCAGAACTTATTATTTTCAGCGACCTTCTCCACCGAGATCAAAGCATTAGCTGATGGCTTGCTGAATTCACCAGCATTAATTGAAGTAGCGCGAAGCAACAGCACCAACGACGCTATTGCCCAACTCATCCACCCAGTAGACAGAAACCAAAAACACCCTTTGTTAGCCCATCTGATTAAATCAAATCAGTGGCAACAGGTTCTGGTGTTTACTCGTACTAAACATGGCGCTAATAAATTGGTTACTCAGCTTGAGAAAGATAGTATTACCGCCATGGCTATCCATGGCAATAAGAGTCAGAGTGCTCGCACCAAAGCTTTAGCAGAATTTAAGGATGGAAAAATCACTGTTTTAGTAGCTACTGATATTGCTGCGCGCGGTATCGACATTGATCAACTACCCCACGTTGTGAACTACGACCTGCCAAACGTCTCCGAGGATTATGTTCACCGCATCGGTAGAACTGGTAGAGCTGGCTCAAATGGAGTTGCAGTTTCTTTAGTCTGCGTTGACGAACATCAGATGCTTCGAGATATCGAAAAACTCATCAAGCAAAAGTTGCCGCAAGAGATCATTGCTGGATTTGAGCCAGATCCAAATGCCGTAGCGCAACCAATCCAATTAAGAAGCCAGCAACACCAGCAATCCAGAAAGCCTAGGCCAGGCAATGCTGGCGGTGGTAAAAGTGGCGGTAGCGGCGGAGCTAGACCTGCAGCTAAGCGTAGTAGCCCGCCAAAACGCAGCTTTAATCGATAA
- a CDS encoding DUF1330 domain-containing protein, producing the protein MTIKVIGLIQLNDLEAFEEYRSQVGDTVSLYQGKILSRGSFNTFLWNELKCDSFSAFVELEFPDLEHSESWANSPEYQNLLAIRSKAMKLTLFSVSV; encoded by the coding sequence ATGACTATTAAGGTAATTGGTCTTATTCAGCTGAATGATCTTGAGGCATTTGAGGAGTACCGGTCACAAGTAGGAGATACGGTGAGCCTCTATCAGGGCAAAATCCTCTCTCGTGGATCCTTCAATACATTTTTATGGAATGAATTGAAATGTGATTCCTTTAGCGCCTTTGTAGAGCTAGAGTTCCCAGATCTAGAGCACTCAGAATCGTGGGCCAATAGCCCTGAGTATCAAAACTTACTGGCAATTCGCAGTAAAGCCATGAAGCTCACGTTATTTTCTGTCAGCGTATAA
- a CDS encoding substrate-binding domain-containing protein, whose product MRIQIRPTLVFGNKNAKDPAVVDLVWLTALLKDIDHGKTLMSACKKMGLSYRNVWQKLNDVELALGFKLMDRVRGHGSQLSEYARYLIQFTEDFDQKTMRLGQSSLSHLEEGFAQFRVRAKKQWRFASSSDPIIQKAVLNIGGFELITAGSGEALERLQNYEVDIAGYHVSDPKSSLIISKQLQKEGMQIFPVMKRVQGLLVAKGNPLNIISPKDLLRPKVRFINRQKGSGTRLLLDTILAKEGIDAQGIRGYENEEFTHTAIATAILAKKADAGMGVKSIALENGLDFIQLKDEIFFLAMNKDLSLNTDFAKLIRKIRVLSSASPGYKSIGLKRQIAGWL is encoded by the coding sequence ATGAGAATTCAGATTCGGCCAACCCTAGTTTTTGGAAATAAGAATGCTAAAGATCCAGCTGTAGTGGATTTGGTGTGGTTGACTGCCTTATTAAAAGACATTGATCACGGTAAAACGCTCATGTCTGCCTGTAAAAAGATGGGGCTATCTTATAGAAATGTTTGGCAAAAACTCAACGATGTAGAGCTAGCCTTAGGATTTAAGTTGATGGATCGAGTGAGGGGGCATGGCTCTCAATTATCAGAATACGCAAGATACTTGATCCAATTTACCGAAGACTTTGATCAAAAGACTATGCGATTGGGGCAATCCAGTCTCTCGCACCTAGAAGAGGGTTTTGCTCAATTTAGAGTGAGGGCCAAAAAACAATGGCGCTTTGCTAGTAGTAGTGATCCGATCATTCAGAAAGCGGTTTTAAATATTGGTGGCTTTGAACTCATTACTGCTGGATCAGGTGAGGCTTTGGAGCGTTTACAAAATTATGAAGTTGATATTGCCGGTTACCATGTTTCAGATCCCAAAAGTTCCTTGATTATTTCCAAGCAACTGCAAAAAGAGGGGATGCAAATATTCCCCGTAATGAAGCGTGTACAAGGTCTGTTAGTGGCGAAAGGTAATCCACTCAATATTATTTCCCCTAAAGATTTACTAAGACCCAAAGTTCGTTTTATTAACCGCCAGAAAGGATCTGGTACTCGCTTGCTCTTAGACACCATTTTGGCTAAGGAAGGTATTGATGCGCAGGGCATCAGGGGCTACGAAAATGAAGAGTTCACCCACACCGCAATCGCTACAGCGATATTGGCTAAAAAAGCAGATGCCGGCATGGGTGTCAAAAGTATTGCATTAGAGAATGGGCTAGATTTCATTCAATTGAAAGACGAAATCTTCTTTCTTGCCATGAACAAGGATCTGAGCCTTAATACCGATTTCGCAAAACTGATTCGGAAAATTCGGGTTCTCTCCAGCGCCAGTCCGGGCTATAAGTCGATCGGGCTCAAGCGGCAGATTGCAGGTTGGCTTTAA
- a CDS encoding substrate-binding domain-containing protein produces the protein MQTSTAQSTPPKVEATYGQGAKSFKLATGSPGELGLLQQLGEAFDKKEGARLVWIKAGSGASLNLLKTKQVDMIMVHAPDGVNKAIAEGWATGRTLIGSNEFYIVGPKADKAKIQSASSGADAYTKIAKTQANFISRGDKSGTHQKEMDIWKKAGVVPEGNWYIVTNDFMTASLKRANADKAYFMTDSSTWVAEKNIAPELQILYRGDPYLVNTYDALVAPVGATENRDIAAKFIQFVASDEGQTIIRNYGKSQYKEALYNDAVYAKQYVQ, from the coding sequence ATGCAAACATCGACAGCGCAATCCACTCCGCCAAAAGTAGAAGCTACTTATGGTCAAGGTGCTAAGAGCTTTAAATTAGCCACTGGTAGTCCTGGTGAGTTGGGTTTACTACAACAACTTGGTGAGGCCTTTGATAAAAAAGAAGGTGCGCGCTTGGTGTGGATTAAGGCAGGAAGCGGCGCCTCCCTCAATTTGCTGAAAACGAAGCAAGTTGACATGATCATGGTGCATGCACCAGATGGGGTTAACAAGGCAATTGCTGAAGGATGGGCAACTGGTAGAACGCTGATTGGATCTAATGAGTTTTATATAGTGGGCCCTAAAGCTGATAAGGCCAAGATCCAATCTGCAAGTAGTGGTGCAGATGCTTATACAAAGATTGCGAAGACCCAAGCCAACTTTATTTCTCGAGGTGATAAATCGGGTACGCACCAAAAAGAAATGGATATTTGGAAAAAAGCGGGGGTCGTGCCAGAGGGTAATTGGTATATCGTGACTAATGACTTTATGACGGCATCACTCAAAAGAGCGAATGCAGATAAGGCGTATTTCATGACAGATAGCAGCACTTGGGTGGCAGAGAAAAATATCGCTCCTGAGTTGCAGATTCTGTATCGAGGTGACCCTTACTTAGTCAATACCTATGATGCTTTAGTAGCACCTGTTGGTGCAACTGAAAATCGCGATATTGCCGCTAAGTTCATTCAGTTTGTAGCATCCGATGAAGGTCAGACCATCATTCGTAATTATGGCAAATCTCAGTACAAAGAAGCCCTCTACAATGATGCCGTCTACGCCAAACAATACGTCCAATAG
- a CDS encoding c-type cytochrome, with amino-acid sequence MKSLLHPFILAACFFSPLAAFAESGENTYKQVCAACHGAGVLKAPKFGDKAQWAPLIAEGQVILTAHGYVGVRGMPAKGGNPNLSVEGFSEALVYMVNKAGGNWKTPDAKTLAAINKEIEARKASLNKKP; translated from the coding sequence ATGAAATCGCTCCTTCACCCCTTTATTCTTGCCGCTTGTTTTTTCTCCCCATTAGCCGCCTTTGCTGAATCCGGTGAGAATACTTATAAGCAAGTCTGCGCAGCCTGCCATGGCGCTGGCGTTCTCAAGGCTCCCAAATTTGGTGATAAAGCTCAGTGGGCCCCATTGATTGCCGAAGGTCAGGTCATCCTCACTGCACATGGTTATGTTGGCGTGAGAGGAATGCCTGCTAAAGGCGGCAATCCCAACCTCTCGGTGGAAGGATTCTCAGAGGCACTGGTTTATATGGTCAATAAGGCCGGTGGCAACTGGAAGACTCCTGACGCAAAAACCCTAGCAGCCATCAACAAGGAAATTGAAGCGCGTAAAGCGAGCCTGAATAAGAAGCCGTAA
- a CDS encoding substrate-binding domain-containing protein: MKFSLNRLMASSIAALMLISSSAYAQEKSIVLSSTTSTEQSGLFGFILPIFKMKSGIDVKVVAVGTGQALDIGRRGDADVVFVHDKPAEEKFVAEGFATKRTEVMYNDFVLIGPKSDPAKIGGGKDIKVAFQKIATAQAPFVSRGDKSGTHAAELRYWKDAAVTVAPSAWYKETGSGMGPALNTASAMNGYILADRATWLSFKNRGDLTILVQGDPKLFNQYGVMLVSPTKFPHVKKAEGQEFIDWITSKNGQDVIASYQIGGEQLFFPNAKK; the protein is encoded by the coding sequence ATGAAATTCTCACTTAATCGATTAATGGCAAGCAGTATTGCTGCACTGATGCTGATCAGCAGCTCAGCTTACGCACAAGAGAAAAGCATTGTTCTTTCCTCAACCACCTCCACAGAGCAATCTGGTCTTTTTGGATTCATTTTGCCTATCTTCAAAATGAAGAGCGGGATTGATGTCAAAGTAGTTGCTGTTGGAACCGGTCAAGCCCTAGACATTGGACGTCGTGGCGATGCAGATGTCGTGTTTGTTCATGACAAACCTGCCGAAGAAAAGTTTGTTGCTGAGGGTTTTGCAACAAAACGTACTGAAGTCATGTACAACGACTTCGTCTTGATTGGACCCAAATCAGATCCAGCCAAAATTGGCGGTGGCAAGGACATCAAAGTCGCATTTCAAAAGATCGCTACAGCACAGGCACCATTCGTATCCCGCGGTGACAAGAGTGGTACACATGCGGCTGAATTACGCTACTGGAAAGATGCTGCTGTCACTGTGGCTCCAAGTGCTTGGTACAAAGAAACCGGCTCAGGTATGGGTCCAGCGTTAAATACTGCTTCAGCAATGAATGGCTACATCTTGGCTGATCGCGCTACTTGGCTTTCATTTAAGAACCGTGGCGATTTAACAATCCTAGTTCAAGGTGACCCAAAGCTATTTAATCAATATGGCGTGATGTTAGTAAGCCCAACTAAATTCCCACATGTGAAAAAAGCTGAGGGCCAAGAATTCATTGATTGGATTACTTCTAAAAATGGTCAAGACGTGATTGCCAGCTATCAAATTGGTGGCGAACAACTCTTCTTCCCGAACGCCAAGAAATAA
- a CDS encoding TIGR02450 family Trp-rich protein → MSFDAMSSKDKNLLSPKKLLLSKWTAVKPSHKRKHFLVSKVILPELPEAAIEFVELEAVFDQHSQIIPWRELKNTEVWLQGWV, encoded by the coding sequence ATGAGTTTCGATGCAATGAGCTCTAAAGATAAAAATCTCCTTAGCCCTAAAAAATTACTACTGAGTAAATGGACGGCGGTAAAACCAAGCCATAAGAGAAAACACTTTTTAGTCAGCAAAGTCATTCTTCCAGAGTTACCAGAAGCGGCAATTGAGTTTGTAGAGCTAGAGGCGGTTTTTGACCAGCATTCCCAAATCATTCCTTGGCGCGAGCTTAAGAATACTGAAGTCTGGCTACAAGGCTGGGTATAA
- a CDS encoding TOBE domain-containing protein: protein MELKVKLSARNTLSGKVVELKMGQTTSHVKLDIGAGHIVTASITNEAVDELNLKVGDQAWAVIKASDVMIAKDA from the coding sequence ATGGAACTTAAAGTCAAACTCAGCGCACGCAATACTCTTAGCGGAAAAGTAGTTGAACTCAAAATGGGTCAAACTACCTCTCACGTTAAATTAGATATCGGTGCTGGCCATATTGTTACCGCCTCCATTACCAATGAGGCAGTCGATGAGCTCAATCTCAAGGTTGGCGATCAGGCTTGGGCAGTCATTAAAGCCTCTGATGTCATGATTGCTAAAGACGCTTAA
- a CDS encoding rhodanese homology domain-containing protein gives MSIKNQDYAFVRNKLLKKEEIALLDVREEDPHAQEHPLFAANLPLSRIEVDAFSKIPRKDVPIVTLDDGEGLAQLAAERLSKLGYVDVSVFEGGVTGWKAAGGEVFKDVNVPSKSFGEFVESKRHTPSLSAQEVKKLIDDKEDVVVVDVRRFDEYQTMSIPTGISVPGAELVLRLPELAPNPKTKIIVNCAGRTRSIIGTQSLINAGIPNEVNALRNGTIGWTLAGQELDKGQSRKFKEVSESTAAKAAERARSVADQAGVKRVKLADIEQWKSQAERTTYFFDTRTPEEYETGHLPGFRSTPGGQLVQETEMVAPVRGARIVLSDPSGVRANMPASWLAQMAWDVYVIDDIKASDLTEKGSWVAPQPQTPQIQMVDANTAASWLKDDGKTICIDLSTHANYVKGHIPGSWFALRSQFASALKNLPVANRYILTSTTGDLAVFAAQEIQGLTQTEVHVLSGGNAAWNQAGLELEKGATHLASPPMDRYKRPYEGTSVDPAAMQAYLDWEFGLVEQLGKDGTHHFWVL, from the coding sequence ATGTCCATCAAAAATCAAGACTATGCTTTTGTCCGTAATAAGTTGCTCAAAAAAGAAGAGATCGCGCTATTAGATGTTCGCGAAGAAGATCCCCATGCTCAAGAGCATCCTTTGTTTGCTGCCAATCTTCCACTCTCACGGATTGAGGTTGATGCGTTCAGCAAGATTCCTAGAAAAGATGTGCCGATTGTGACACTTGATGATGGTGAAGGGCTTGCCCAATTAGCAGCGGAAAGACTTTCTAAGCTTGGCTATGTAGATGTTTCAGTATTTGAAGGCGGCGTTACAGGATGGAAGGCTGCTGGCGGAGAAGTGTTTAAAGATGTGAATGTTCCCAGCAAATCTTTTGGTGAATTTGTGGAATCTAAGCGGCATACACCTTCCCTATCAGCACAAGAAGTGAAGAAATTAATTGATGATAAGGAAGATGTAGTGGTGGTGGATGTCCGTCGCTTCGATGAATATCAAACCATGAGTATCCCGACGGGAATTAGCGTCCCTGGTGCAGAGCTGGTTTTGCGCCTTCCAGAATTAGCACCCAATCCTAAGACGAAGATCATCGTCAATTGTGCAGGAAGAACACGCAGCATTATTGGCACTCAATCACTCATTAATGCCGGCATTCCAAATGAAGTGAATGCATTACGTAATGGCACGATTGGCTGGACCTTGGCTGGTCAAGAGCTTGATAAAGGTCAAAGTCGTAAATTTAAAGAGGTAAGCGAAAGCACTGCTGCCAAAGCTGCTGAGCGCGCACGCAGCGTCGCAGATCAGGCTGGGGTGAAGCGAGTGAAGCTTGCCGATATCGAGCAATGGAAATCGCAGGCTGAGCGAACTACCTATTTCTTTGACACAAGAACACCTGAAGAATATGAAACAGGCCACCTTCCTGGATTTAGGTCCACACCGGGCGGACAATTAGTTCAAGAAACAGAAATGGTTGCGCCTGTTCGTGGTGCACGTATCGTGCTATCCGATCCGAGCGGCGTTAGAGCCAATATGCCGGCATCATGGCTTGCGCAAATGGCTTGGGATGTCTATGTCATTGATGACATCAAAGCATCGGATCTGACGGAGAAAGGATCCTGGGTTGCGCCTCAGCCGCAAACTCCTCAGATTCAGATGGTAGATGCGAATACCGCTGCATCATGGTTAAAGGATGATGGCAAGACAATTTGCATTGATCTCAGTACCCATGCAAATTATGTCAAGGGCCATATTCCAGGTAGCTGGTTTGCACTACGCTCTCAATTTGCCAGTGCCTTAAAGAATCTTCCCGTAGCAAATCGCTATATTCTCACCAGCACTACAGGTGATTTAGCCGTATTCGCCGCACAAGAAATTCAGGGGCTCACTCAGACGGAAGTACACGTATTGTCTGGTGGTAATGCGGCATGGAACCAGGCTGGTCTTGAGCTTGAAAAAGGGGCTACACATTTAGCATCACCCCCAATGGATCGCTACAAGCGGCCATACGAGGGAACCAGTGTTGATCCAGCAGCGATGCAAGCCTACTTAGATTGGGAATTTGGTTTAGTAGAGCAACTTGGTAAGGATGGGACCCATCACTTCTGGGTACTTTGA
- a CDS encoding GNAT family N-acetyltransferase, with protein sequence MTHSQIPVVILIKTWKDAKLDAYFIRKRVFIEEQGVPEEMELDEFDLNAQHALAYADSECIGTAHLVTLPGSVGSNGRIGRMAVLPKHRGQGVGKQLLETLLKASQSQGIKQIELHAQVTVIPFYEQFGFIAQGDVYDEAGIPHRDMILRI encoded by the coding sequence ATGACTCATTCGCAGATCCCTGTCGTGATCCTGATTAAAACTTGGAAGGACGCCAAGTTGGATGCTTACTTCATTCGAAAGCGCGTCTTTATCGAGGAACAAGGCGTTCCAGAAGAGATGGAGCTCGATGAATTCGACCTCAATGCTCAGCACGCGCTTGCCTATGCAGACTCAGAATGTATAGGTACGGCTCACCTAGTTACCCTACCTGGGAGTGTTGGAAGCAATGGAAGAATTGGACGCATGGCGGTATTGCCAAAGCATCGAGGGCAAGGTGTTGGTAAACAACTACTGGAGACTTTACTCAAAGCCTCCCAATCTCAGGGTATTAAACAAATAGAGTTACACGCCCAAGTAACAGTAATCCCGTTTTATGAGCAATTTGGGTTTATTGCCCAAGGCGATGTTTATGACGAAGCCGGCATCCCACATCGCGATATGATTCTACGTATCTAA
- a CDS encoding NAD(P)/FAD-dependent oxidoreductase has translation MSKAWDAIIIGGGAAGLFCAGVAGQLGKKVLVLDHADILCEKIRISGGGRCNFTNLHSSPANFLSLNPHFVKSALARYPSKEFIKLVQTYRIAYHEKHQGQLFCDDSAKQIIEMLLAECAKGHVDIRHPVEVESISNEAGSWHVKTHSGIERSRSLVMATGGLPVPAIGATAFSLDIAKQFGLKVIDPRPALVPLSFTSGEFDNLIELSGLSLPVRIAAGSKGNRYGACRFNEDLLLTHKGLSGPAVLQASSYWAEGEEIHVDWLGAVEANGQFSCDELFNHEDNRLKLTENILASVMPLRLAKAFAEQKNLLGKKWAEVSKKDRQSLKELITNWSVKPAGTLGWKKAEVMLGGVDTKELDGQTMMTRNHPGLYFIGECVDITGHLGGHNFQWAWASGFACAQSI, from the coding sequence ATGAGTAAGGCATGGGATGCCATCATTATTGGCGGTGGAGCAGCTGGACTCTTTTGTGCTGGTGTTGCTGGTCAATTAGGTAAGAAAGTCTTAGTGCTTGACCATGCTGACATCTTATGTGAAAAAATTCGAATTAGTGGTGGGGGGAGATGCAACTTCACCAACTTGCATAGTAGTCCAGCAAACTTTCTTTCCCTAAACCCCCATTTTGTAAAAAGTGCTCTAGCGCGTTATCCCTCAAAAGAATTTATTAAGCTAGTACAGACTTATCGCATTGCTTATCACGAGAAACATCAGGGTCAATTATTTTGCGATGATTCAGCAAAGCAAATTATCGAGATGTTGCTTGCTGAATGCGCTAAAGGTCATGTCGATATCCGCCATCCAGTCGAGGTGGAATCGATTTCTAATGAAGCAGGTAGCTGGCATGTGAAAACACATTCCGGCATTGAGAGGTCAAGATCTCTGGTAATGGCAACCGGGGGTTTACCAGTCCCTGCAATTGGCGCAACAGCATTCTCGCTTGATATTGCTAAGCAATTTGGGCTGAAGGTCATTGATCCTCGTCCCGCTTTAGTACCGCTGTCATTTACTTCCGGCGAGTTCGATAACCTCATTGAATTATCTGGCCTAAGCTTGCCTGTGCGCATTGCGGCAGGTTCCAAGGGAAATCGTTATGGTGCATGTCGCTTTAACGAGGATCTACTCTTAACGCACAAGGGTCTGTCCGGACCTGCAGTTTTACAAGCTAGTAGTTACTGGGCCGAAGGTGAAGAAATTCACGTTGATTGGTTAGGCGCAGTAGAGGCTAACGGACAATTTAGTTGTGATGAATTATTTAATCATGAAGATAATCGACTCAAATTGACAGAAAATATCTTGGCTTCAGTAATGCCATTGCGTTTAGCAAAAGCATTTGCTGAGCAAAAAAATCTCCTAGGTAAAAAATGGGCTGAAGTTTCTAAAAAGGATCGCCAGTCACTGAAAGAGCTCATTACTAATTGGTCAGTAAAGCCAGCTGGAACGTTGGGCTGGAAAAAAGCGGAGGTCATGTTGGGCGGTGTAGATACTAAAGAGCTTGATGGTCAAACCATGATGACCCGAAATCATCCGGGTTTATATTTCATTGGTGAGTGTGTCGATATTACGGGACATCTTGGGGGTCATAACTTTCAGTGGGCTTGGGCTAGCGGCTTTGCCTGTGCGCAATCTATTTAG
- a CDS encoding group II truncated hemoglobin — MSERKNPYDMIGGAAKIEELVDRFYDLMALEEPFEALRALHSQDLSSSREKLKLFLSGWLGGPDVYSPKHGHPMLRARHLPFKIGLKERNQWLACMYRAMEDCGIDSQIGAQLEGSFFNTADWMRNQPD; from the coding sequence ATGAGTGAGAGAAAAAACCCATATGACATGATTGGTGGCGCAGCTAAGATCGAGGAACTAGTCGATCGCTTCTACGATTTAATGGCGCTAGAAGAACCCTTCGAAGCATTAAGGGCACTTCATTCCCAAGACTTATCGAGCTCCCGAGAAAAGCTCAAACTCTTTTTGTCAGGTTGGCTGGGAGGCCCTGACGTCTACTCCCCGAAACATGGCCACCCCATGCTGCGTGCGAGACACTTACCTTTCAAGATTGGCCTCAAAGAGCGTAATCAATGGCTAGCCTGTATGTATCGCGCAATGGAGGATTGCGGAATTGATAGTCAGATTGGCGCCCAGCTAGAAGGGTCTTTTTTTAACACTGCCGATTGGATGAGAAATCAGCCAGACTAA